One Strix uralensis isolate ZFMK-TIS-50842 chromosome 9, bStrUra1, whole genome shotgun sequence DNA segment encodes these proteins:
- the OTOL1 gene encoding otolin-1, whose protein sequence is MWSSLGSISAFVMLVVTATHAGMKVTPAVKYTKTKTLQLVGTGASHTPLTPLTGKSSFPAAPGRAKLPTPSPAAQGATTLFPFENYTLDTADFFFNCCDCCPPAAGPRGQPGEQGPPGPKGEKGDAGLRGLPGTPGPQGPKGSKGERGSKGEQGERGVSGNPGYPGKPGLQGEGGVKGNKGNYGFPGLKGQKGSKGDTCENGTKGDKGDRGDAGDPGADGEQGDKGEKGDMGEKGYCGEPGGRGAKGERGEGGMKGEKGSKGEMGIEGIQGVDGKQGEKGEQGSKGDKGDLGPTGMTGPSGPKGVAGSKGGRGAPGKKGSRGAKGARGDTAKLLRSAFSAGLSKPFPPPNVPIRFDKILYNDQEDYNPSTGKFNCSVPGAYVFAYHLTVRGRPARVSLVARNRKVAKARETLYGQEIDQASFLTVLKLSAGDQVWLEVARDWNGVYVSAEDDSVFTGFLLYPDVFEILL, encoded by the exons ATGTGGAGCTCACTGGGGTCCATCTCAGCGTTTGTGATGCTGGTTGTTACTGCCACGCACGCAGGCATGAAGGTGACCCCGGCTGTGAAGTACACCAAGACAAAGACCTTACAGCTCGTGGGCACTGGTGCCTCTCACACCCCCCTCACTCCTCTCACGGGGAAAAGCTCATTCCCGGCAGCACCGGGCAGAGCCAAGTTACCCACCCCAAGCCCCGCGGCCCAAGGGGCCACCACGCTCTTCCCCTTCGAGAACTACACGCTCGACACAGCTGATTTCTTCTTCAACTGCTGTGACTGCTGCCCGCCTGCTGCGGGGCCCCGGGGGCAGCCGGGGGAGCAGGGACCCCCAG GTCCCAAGGGGGAGAAGGGAGATGCTGGTCTGCGAGGTCTGCCGGGAACGCCAGGTCCTCAAGGTCCAAAAGGTTCTAAAGGAGAAAGAG GAAGCAAAGGGGAGCAAGGCGAGCGAGGAGTAAGTGGAAACCCCGGTTATCCAGGCAAACCTGGGCTGCAAG GTGAAGGTGGAGTAAAAGGCAATAAGGGCAACTACGGCTTCCCTGGACTGAAGGGGCAAAAGGGGTCCAAAGGGGACACTTGTGAGAACGGGACCAAAGGAGACAAGGGAGATAGGGGGGATGCTGGAGACCCGGGAGCGGATGGAGAACAGGGTgacaaaggggaaaaaggagacATGGGGGAGAAAGGGTActgcggggagccggggggaAGAGGTGCaaagggagaaagaggggaaggggggatgaagggagaaaaagggagcaAAGGGGAGATGGGGATTGAGGGTATTCAGGGGGTGGatggaaaacagggagaaaagggTGAGCAAGGAAGTAAGGGTGATAAAGGGGACCTGGGACCCACCGGCATGACGGGACCTTCTGGGCCCAAGGGGGTTGCCGGCAGCAAGGGAGGCCGAGGGGCCCCAGGAAAGAAAGGCTCCCGTGGGGCGAAGGGCGCCCGAGGGGACACCGCAAAGCTCCTGCGATCAGCGTTCAGCGCTGGTTTGTCCAAGCCCTTCCCTCCGCCCAACGTTCCCATTCGATTTGACAAGATCTTGTACAACGACCAAGAAGATTACAACCCTTCCACTGGGAAATTCAACTGCAGCGTGCCTGGGGCATACGTCTTTGCCTACCACCTGACGGTGAGAGGGCGTCCAGCCCGCGTCAGCCTCGTGGCCCGTAACAGGAAGGTGGCTAAAGCCCGTGAGACGCTCTACGGCCAGGAGATCGACCAGGCATCCTTCCTGACCGTCCTCAAGCTGAGCGCGGGTGACCAGGTGTGGCTGGAGGTGGCGCGGGACTGGAACGGGGTCTATGTCAGCGCTGAGGACGACAGCGTCTTTACGGGATTTCTTCTGTATCCAGATGTTTTTGAGATCCTGCTATAG